Proteins from a single region of Paenibacillus sp. BIHB 4019:
- a CDS encoding ABC transporter substrate-binding protein, translating into MRKMKAVYLTMALMLGAFSLAACGSSNGSTNTPEGTATAGSSAEASAQPSAKPVTLTFLIPNTEDVTPYNLIFKEFEAKTGNKVEVQALPGGDYDNMLKTRFSTGDFPDVFLMQPGTKQYVKLRADETLYEWSGEAGVWDNVIDTIVDFQKDTAGKAYGVPFGKTGMMGVFYNKDVFEKAGVAAPTNYANLIEIAKKLKGDGVTPFYEGVKDGWPTQVFYLTGWVSQVDQEIGDEGVQKLNVNQLKLSDIAALKDLFVKSKEIKDLGLFQKNTLSGTFDELQNELGEGKVAMAFMLDGILPQLEKKFGKDFVTNKIGFFPFPTATDTGTAMITPPNQLMVPSKAKNLEAAKELVKFMISKESVNIFYQSQPGIPVFKDATSELYPMQQTVKDYIDQGKSKVNVQNRLTASFLDLGKILQNFHITGDVDTAIKEMDANYVKDGNSKRLEGFE; encoded by the coding sequence ATGAGAAAGATGAAAGCGGTTTACCTCACAATGGCGCTGATGCTGGGAGCATTTTCGCTAGCGGCTTGCGGCAGCAGCAACGGCAGCACGAATACCCCAGAGGGAACAGCTACAGCAGGCAGCTCAGCCGAAGCGTCCGCGCAGCCGTCAGCAAAGCCCGTTACGCTGACCTTTCTGATTCCGAATACGGAGGATGTCACGCCTTACAATCTTATCTTCAAAGAATTTGAAGCGAAGACAGGCAATAAAGTCGAGGTGCAAGCGCTGCCGGGCGGCGACTATGACAATATGCTGAAAACCCGCTTCTCGACGGGAGATTTCCCTGACGTATTCCTCATGCAGCCGGGCACGAAGCAATATGTAAAGCTCAGAGCCGATGAGACGCTGTACGAATGGTCCGGCGAGGCTGGGGTTTGGGACAATGTCATCGATACGATTGTAGACTTCCAAAAGGATACGGCTGGCAAAGCCTATGGCGTGCCATTCGGCAAAACCGGCATGATGGGCGTCTTTTACAATAAGGATGTATTTGAAAAAGCGGGCGTTGCCGCTCCAACAAATTACGCGAATTTAATTGAAATCGCTAAAAAGCTGAAGGGCGATGGCGTAACGCCGTTTTATGAAGGGGTAAAAGATGGCTGGCCGACGCAAGTGTTTTATTTGACCGGATGGGTAAGCCAGGTAGATCAGGAAATTGGCGACGAAGGCGTGCAGAAGCTGAACGTCAATCAGCTGAAGCTGTCGGACATCGCGGCGCTGAAGGACCTTTTTGTAAAATCGAAGGAAATTAAGGATCTCGGCTTGTTCCAGAAAAATACGCTCTCCGGCACATTCGACGAGCTGCAAAACGAGCTGGGCGAAGGCAAGGTAGCGATGGCCTTTATGCTGGACGGCATTTTGCCGCAGCTTGAGAAGAAATTTGGCAAAGATTTTGTAACGAATAAAATCGGCTTCTTCCCATTCCCGACTGCAACAGATACGGGTACAGCTATGATTACGCCTCCGAACCAGCTGATGGTGCCGTCGAAGGCGAAAAATCTGGAGGCAGCCAAAGAATTGGTTAAATTTATGATTTCGAAGGAAAGCGTCAATATCTTCTACCAAAGCCAGCCGGGCATTCCGGTGTTCAAGGATGCAACGAGCGAGCTGTACCCGATGCAGCAGACGGTTAAAGACTATATTGATCAAGGCAAATCGAAGGTTAATGTTCAGAACCGCCTGACGGCATCGTTTTTGGACTTGGGCAAAATTCTGCAAAACTTCCACATCACAGGCGACGTGGACACCGCGATTAAAGAGATGGATGCTAACTATGTGAAGGACGGCAACTCGAAGCGTCTTGAAGGCTTTGAATAA
- a CDS encoding FAD-linked oxidase C-terminal domain-containing protein, producing MLQQTIRQQLLAIVGSDFYKDDPQSLVTHSYDGTPMLQALPDGVIYPANTEQVSAIMKVLNTHRIPVIGRGSGTNLCGGTVPVEGGIVMVMHRMNRILEVDLENLVAVVQPGMITKAFIAHVESLGLFYPPDPSSMAISTIGGNIAECSGGLRGLKYGTTKDYVLGLEAVLASGEIIRTGGKLMKDVAGYDLTKLLVGSEGTLAIITEATLKLVPPPKFKKTMLAMYKDLYGAARTVSKIIENRIIPSTLEFLDNATVRVVDDFAKLGLPLDMEAILLIEQDGEPEMVERDIARIEEICRSEQAHSVSVAESAEEALKLLTARRSAFTALARLRPTTILEDATVPRSKIAEMVLEINRIAQKHQVTICTFGHAGDGNLHPTATTDARDQEEIHRVEAAFEEIFEAAIRLGGTITGEHGVGLVKSPYLEWKVGPAGIEVMKAVKQAFDPHQLLNPGKIFAKQSRKRVVLQHG from the coding sequence ATGCTTCAGCAAACGATCCGACAACAACTGCTTGCTATAGTGGGAAGCGATTTTTATAAAGATGATCCGCAGTCGCTTGTCACCCATTCTTATGATGGGACTCCGATGCTTCAAGCGCTGCCTGACGGCGTTATCTATCCCGCGAATACGGAGCAGGTGAGCGCAATTATGAAAGTGCTGAATACGCATCGCATTCCCGTTATTGGCCGAGGCTCGGGCACGAACTTATGCGGCGGTACGGTTCCTGTAGAGGGTGGCATCGTGATGGTCATGCACCGAATGAATCGCATTTTGGAGGTTGATCTTGAAAATTTGGTAGCCGTCGTGCAGCCGGGGATGATTACGAAAGCTTTTATCGCCCATGTGGAGTCGCTCGGCTTATTTTATCCGCCCGATCCGAGCAGCATGGCGATTTCGACGATTGGCGGCAATATCGCCGAATGCTCCGGCGGGCTGCGCGGGCTGAAATACGGCACAACCAAAGATTACGTCCTTGGCCTTGAGGCTGTGCTGGCAAGCGGCGAAATTATTCGTACCGGCGGCAAGCTGATGAAGGATGTAGCCGGATACGATTTGACCAAGCTGCTCGTCGGCTCGGAAGGGACGCTTGCGATTATTACCGAAGCGACGCTGAAGCTTGTGCCGCCGCCGAAGTTCAAGAAGACGATGCTTGCGATGTACAAGGATTTGTATGGCGCGGCGCGAACCGTTTCCAAAATTATTGAAAACCGCATCATTCCTTCAACGCTCGAATTTCTCGATAATGCGACGGTGCGGGTGGTCGACGACTTTGCCAAGCTTGGCTTGCCGCTTGATATGGAGGCGATTCTGCTCATTGAGCAGGATGGAGAACCTGAAATGGTAGAGCGGGATATTGCCCGGATTGAAGAAATTTGCCGTAGCGAGCAGGCGCATAGCGTCAGCGTCGCTGAAAGTGCGGAGGAAGCGCTCAAGCTGCTGACGGCACGTCGTAGTGCTTTTACCGCATTGGCACGATTAAGGCCAACGACGATTCTTGAGGATGCGACGGTGCCGCGCTCCAAAATTGCCGAAATGGTGCTGGAAATTAACCGGATTGCCCAAAAGCATCAGGTGACCATTTGTACCTTTGGCCACGCGGGCGATGGCAATCTGCATCCTACGGCAACGACTGATGCGCGGGATCAGGAGGAAATTCACCGCGTTGAGGCGGCATTTGAGGAAATTTTCGAGGCAGCCATCCGGCTTGGAGGGACAATTACAGGCGAGCATGGCGTCGGCCTTGTAAAATCCCCTTATCTCGAATGGAAGGTCGGTCCCGCCGGCATCGAAGTGATGAAGGCTGTTAAACAGGCATTCGACCCGCATCAGCTGCTCAATCCCGGCAAAATATTTGCCAAACAGTCACGCAAGAGGGTGGTGCTTCAGCATGGTTAA
- a CDS encoding sensor histidine kinase, with product MLSYFIIILVCITLVGSVSFYISYKTMASQAEAASLLLVQQIEKNMDNDFHSKRNLLLASYNEQSYIDGVNRYTELSDRERFLFRQKIGDLYLKSFNVTPIRDFLRFQIYYSNGELLSSSDESGQHNPAKVRGSEWFRQTVAKDGEVFYSGFIPEADRTVDGETAYFSSIMIRDFSNPEQFILVRAEYRAELFNSIGRNDGLSPNSSIVILDEGNRLVYASGDAQRYAGGKELTSRISGSQGKFWLSLDGEERLVSYTNSAYSNWKAVLVVPKHDIFGALDIIKTTVIVTAFIAFAITLIISILFGQRITKPILDLYKTVNRIKRGDFSVRVEVRRNDEIGRIGMNFNAMQDELQNLIETRYVNQIKLQEAQLAMLYSQINPHFLYNTLDSIRAMSDYYQVQEISEMAQSLADIFRYNTKNKDEIVTLQEELVQIEAYMNIQRIRFEDKISFEQQIDDDLYSFPMLKMTLQPLVENAVFHGIERKRGKGTIAIIVSREGGSITLTVKDDGVGISDKHLADIRSSLKPPLQQSEGMVSDTRSGIGVQNVYSRYRIRYGDRFEFYINSRKGAGTEIKLLIPEQVEAHS from the coding sequence TTGCTGAGCTACTTTATTATTATTTTGGTGTGTATTACGCTGGTCGGCTCGGTATCCTTCTATATTTCCTACAAAACGATGGCAAGCCAAGCGGAGGCTGCCAGCCTGCTGCTTGTCCAGCAAATTGAAAAAAATATGGACAATGATTTTCACAGCAAGCGCAATCTGCTGCTGGCCTCCTACAATGAGCAAAGCTATATTGACGGCGTTAACCGTTACACCGAGCTTAGCGATCGCGAACGTTTCTTGTTCCGGCAAAAAATCGGCGATTTGTATTTGAAAAGCTTTAATGTAACGCCAATCCGTGATTTTTTGCGTTTTCAAATTTATTATAGCAACGGCGAGCTGCTTAGCTCCTCGGATGAGAGCGGACAGCATAACCCGGCGAAGGTGCGGGGATCGGAATGGTTCCGCCAGACGGTGGCGAAGGATGGCGAAGTGTTTTACAGCGGCTTCATCCCGGAAGCAGACCGGACCGTTGATGGAGAAACGGCCTATTTTTCCTCTATTATGATTCGCGATTTTTCCAATCCCGAGCAATTTATTTTAGTGCGAGCCGAATATCGTGCTGAGCTGTTCAACAGCATTGGCCGCAACGATGGCCTTTCGCCAAACAGCAGCATCGTCATTCTTGACGAAGGCAATCGGCTTGTTTATGCGTCAGGTGACGCGCAGCGTTATGCCGGAGGGAAGGAACTGACAAGCCGTATTAGTGGCAGCCAGGGCAAGTTTTGGCTCAGCCTGGATGGAGAAGAGCGGTTAGTGTCCTATACGAATTCCGCTTATTCAAATTGGAAGGCCGTGCTTGTCGTGCCGAAGCATGATATTTTTGGCGCATTAGACATCATTAAGACGACCGTTATTGTTACCGCTTTCATTGCCTTTGCGATTACGCTGATTATTTCGATACTGTTCGGGCAGCGGATTACGAAGCCGATTCTGGACTTGTACAAAACGGTTAACCGCATTAAACGCGGCGACTTTTCGGTGCGCGTCGAGGTGCGCCGCAATGATGAAATCGGCAGAATCGGGATGAACTTTAATGCGATGCAGGATGAGCTGCAAAATTTGATTGAGACGCGGTATGTGAATCAGATTAAGCTGCAGGAGGCGCAGCTTGCCATGCTTTATTCGCAGATCAATCCGCATTTTCTGTACAATACGCTCGACAGCATCCGGGCGATGTCCGACTATTACCAAGTGCAGGAAATTAGTGAAATGGCGCAGTCGCTCGCTGATATTTTTCGCTACAATACGAAAAACAAGGATGAAATCGTCACGCTGCAGGAGGAGCTTGTCCAAATTGAAGCCTATATGAACATTCAGCGCATACGCTTTGAAGACAAAATTTCCTTTGAACAGCAAATCGATGACGACCTATACAGCTTTCCGATGCTCAAAATGACGCTCCAGCCGCTCGTTGAAAATGCCGTATTCCACGGTATTGAACGCAAGCGCGGCAAAGGTACAATAGCTATAATCGTCAGCAGAGAGGGCGGCAGCATTACGCTCACCGTCAAAGACGACGGGGTAGGCATATCCGACAAGCATTTGGCCGATATCAGAAGCAGCTTGAAGCCTCCGCTGCAACAAAGCGAAGGAATGGTCTCAGATACGCGCAGCGGCATTGGGGTGCAAAATGTTTATTCCCGTTATCGAATTCGTTATGGCGACCGCTTTGAATTTTATATTAACAGCCGTAAAGGTGCAGGAACCGAAATTAAGCTCCTTATTCCCGAACAAGTGGAAGCGCATTCATAA
- a CDS encoding FadR/GntR family transcriptional regulator: MDISPNRPLKSYEWVMNDIKRKMDDGSLAPGDRLSSVADLAASYGVGQSTIREALSALRAMGRLNIRQGSGTFVTAPPEPASLSAPSFLYEEAWMDRAETLRHILEVRKVLETGCAALAARNRTEADLEALASILQSMHERLGDEAFSEQADIRFHQELAKATHNPVLLEMMESLSAKLHESMKDTRALWFYAERATAERLLDEHQAIYAAIAAQQPADASLLMEAHISKVESVLLGKLASG, encoded by the coding sequence ATGGACATTAGCCCAAACCGGCCGCTCAAAAGCTATGAGTGGGTCATGAACGATATTAAACGAAAAATGGACGACGGCTCGCTCGCCCCAGGCGATCGCCTCTCCTCTGTTGCCGACCTTGCCGCCTCCTATGGCGTTGGGCAGTCTACAATCCGCGAGGCATTAAGCGCGCTGCGGGCCATGGGCAGGCTGAACATTCGCCAAGGCAGCGGCACGTTTGTCACAGCTCCTCCAGAGCCTGCTTCCCTATCGGCTCCAAGCTTTCTCTATGAAGAAGCGTGGATGGACCGTGCGGAGACGCTGCGCCATATTTTGGAGGTGCGCAAGGTGCTGGAAACGGGCTGCGCTGCACTGGCTGCCCGCAATCGGACCGAAGCCGATCTTGAAGCGCTGGCCTCCATTTTGCAGAGCATGCATGAACGCCTTGGCGACGAAGCCTTCAGCGAACAGGCCGATATCCGTTTCCATCAGGAGCTTGCGAAGGCGACCCATAACCCCGTGCTGCTGGAGATGATGGAATCCTTGTCCGCCAAGCTGCACGAAAGCATGAAGGATACGCGGGCTTTGTGGTTTTATGCAGAGAGAGCAACAGCGGAGCGTTTGCTGGATGAGCATCAGGCCATCTATGCCGCCATTGCTGCACAGCAGCCAGCAGACGCATCCCTGCTTATGGAGGCGCATATTTCCAAGGTGGAGTCCGTGCTGCTTGGCAAGCTGGCCAGCGGCTAA
- a CDS encoding sugar ABC transporter permease, whose product MERSKYPLYFSFPAVIVFLLFFITPTIIGIYYSFTDWNINADAIKFIGLENYKELFNEPRLKQAFINTLIFAAAVTLLQNAVGLALALLLNEKLKLRNLLRMIFFMPYVIAPLVIGYIFRAIYHPEHGIVNQFFGLLGMDFMVQDWLNDPRFALFTVIMTDIWRVAGFSMVVYLAGLQFIPKDLTESASIDGANYWTRFKHVVFPLLAPAFTVNVLLAMIGSMKVFEIVMVLTEGGPGYTTEVFYTYIRNTFSSGEMGYATAINMLLFVLVTLVGIPVLLAMKKREVEM is encoded by the coding sequence ATGGAGAGAAGCAAATATCCGTTATATTTTTCATTTCCGGCAGTCATCGTATTTTTATTGTTTTTCATTACGCCAACCATTATCGGTATCTATTACAGCTTTACCGACTGGAATATTAACGCCGATGCAATTAAGTTTATTGGACTTGAAAATTACAAGGAGCTGTTTAACGAGCCCCGCCTGAAGCAGGCTTTTATAAACACCCTTATTTTCGCCGCCGCCGTTACGCTGCTGCAAAATGCAGTTGGCCTCGCCTTGGCGCTATTGTTGAATGAAAAGCTGAAGCTGCGCAATCTGCTTCGGATGATCTTTTTTATGCCGTATGTTATTGCTCCGCTCGTCATCGGTTACATTTTCCGGGCGATTTATCATCCGGAGCATGGCATCGTCAACCAGTTTTTCGGGCTGCTGGGCATGGATTTTATGGTCCAGGATTGGCTGAACGATCCGCGCTTCGCGCTGTTCACCGTCATTATGACCGATATTTGGCGGGTAGCTGGCTTTTCGATGGTCGTGTATTTAGCGGGCTTGCAGTTCATTCCGAAGGATTTAACGGAGAGCGCATCCATTGATGGGGCGAATTATTGGACGCGGTTCAAGCATGTTGTTTTTCCGCTGCTCGCTCCGGCGTTCACGGTTAATGTGCTGCTGGCGATGATTGGCTCGATGAAGGTGTTCGAAATCGTCATGGTGCTGACCGAAGGCGGTCCGGGCTATACGACGGAAGTATTTTACACGTACATCCGCAATACGTTCAGCTCAGGTGAAATGGGCTATGCGACGGCGATCAACATGCTGTTGTTCGTGCTGGTCACGCTTGTCGGCATTCCGGTATTGCTGGCGATGAAGAAGAGGGAGGTGGAAATGTGA
- a CDS encoding glycoside hydrolase family 78 protein: MALTIEDCKTEYMTNPLGIEAAKPRLFWKLCSEERSVRQTAYQVLVASSEERLAANDGDRWDSGKTQSSESIQVEYGGSPLEAEAECFWKVRVWDNYGRVSAWSEPAYWTAGLLHRAAYRGKWIGRKHDEGAAGRQPSPHLRKPFALGGKVRRATAYATALGLFELYVNGQRVGDYFAPGFTDYNVRSQVQAYDITPLLQEGDNAFGVIIGEGWYAGTVGFLGEKVYGERPFFMMQVNVEYEDGTEQSIATDHTWKVGKGPILYSDFIMGEAYDARLEMAGWSEAGFDDSLWEEPDVRPGYNGMLVASNEPPIKVMKTISPVRMERTASGSYIFDMGQNMVGWTELRVSGESGTTVTISHAEMLSPDGSLYLENLRVAVQQEHYTLKGEGLECYEPHFTFHGFRYVELIGFPGEATLDTIVGKVVYSDTPETGHLETSNAMVNQLFSNITWGQRGNFLSVPTDCPQRDERLGWTGDAQIFARTASYNMDVARFFNKFMWDMIDCQQPSGAFTDVAPDAGWIRYKNWSTRLNWYAPDNAGWGDAGVIIPWTLYLMYGDVRILETHYEAMSRWVDYLHATTDELVRPNYANYGDWLSIDADTPNEVLATAYFAYSTKVLGLIAGVLGKEDDVHRLEQLFQGIAAAFRRAFVTEEGCIHGETQTVYVLALQFGLLTEELRLKAVDHLTADIASRGNRLTTGFLGVGYLLPALSDNGRLDVAYQLLTQEAFPSWMYSIKHGATTIWERWDGWTEENGFQTPQMNSFNHYSLGSVGEWMFRYMAGIEADKGAPAFRHAIIRPQPGGGLSFVKSHFASLYGKIEVDWQIDKSGEFQLNVIIPANTTASVYIPGTVHTIDGASVGTLEDPSTDQFPTSSSGKHHVKLIEALGSQTVLEIGSGSYCFASQVKV; this comes from the coding sequence ATGGCATTAACCATTGAAGATTGCAAAACGGAATATATGACGAATCCGCTCGGTATTGAAGCGGCTAAGCCGCGCTTGTTCTGGAAGCTGTGCTCGGAGGAGCGCTCCGTCCGCCAAACGGCGTATCAAGTGCTTGTCGCTTCTTCCGAAGAACGGCTGGCCGCAAATGATGGCGATCGCTGGGATAGTGGAAAAACACAATCGAGCGAGTCGATTCAGGTGGAATATGGCGGCAGCCCGCTTGAGGCGGAAGCCGAATGCTTCTGGAAGGTGCGCGTGTGGGACAATTATGGGCGCGTATCGGCATGGAGCGAGCCAGCCTACTGGACGGCAGGCTTGCTGCACCGGGCAGCGTACCGGGGAAAATGGATTGGCCGCAAGCATGATGAGGGGGCAGCAGGCAGACAGCCATCGCCGCATCTGCGCAAGCCATTCGCCTTGGGCGGCAAGGTGCGACGCGCAACGGCTTATGCGACCGCGCTCGGCTTGTTCGAGCTGTATGTTAATGGGCAGCGGGTGGGGGATTATTTTGCCCCCGGCTTTACCGATTACAATGTCCGCTCGCAGGTGCAGGCTTACGATATTACGCCGCTGCTGCAAGAAGGCGATAACGCCTTTGGCGTCATTATTGGAGAGGGCTGGTATGCAGGCACGGTCGGTTTTCTAGGTGAAAAGGTTTATGGGGAACGTCCGTTTTTTATGATGCAGGTTAATGTGGAGTATGAAGACGGCACAGAGCAGAGCATCGCAACCGATCATACGTGGAAGGTGGGCAAAGGTCCTATTTTATATTCCGATTTTATTATGGGCGAAGCTTATGATGCACGGCTTGAAATGGCGGGCTGGTCGGAAGCGGGCTTTGATGACAGCCTGTGGGAGGAGCCGGATGTCCGTCCTGGCTATAACGGGATGCTGGTGGCGTCTAACGAACCGCCGATTAAAGTAATGAAGACGATTAGTCCGGTTCGGATGGAGCGGACAGCGAGCGGCAGCTATATTTTTGATATGGGGCAAAATATGGTCGGCTGGACGGAGCTTCGCGTTAGCGGAGAGAGCGGCACAACGGTCACGATCAGCCATGCGGAAATGCTCAGTCCTGATGGCTCGCTGTATTTGGAAAATTTGCGCGTTGCTGTTCAGCAGGAGCATTATACGCTTAAAGGCGAAGGGCTGGAATGCTATGAGCCGCATTTTACATTCCATGGCTTTCGTTATGTGGAGCTGATTGGTTTTCCCGGAGAAGCCACTCTGGATACGATTGTAGGCAAGGTCGTTTACTCAGACACCCCGGAGACCGGACATTTAGAAACGTCGAATGCGATGGTTAATCAGCTGTTTTCCAACATTACGTGGGGGCAGCGCGGCAACTTTTTGTCGGTACCGACCGATTGCCCTCAGCGCGATGAGCGGCTTGGCTGGACGGGGGATGCGCAAATATTTGCGCGTACAGCCTCGTACAATATGGACGTGGCAAGGTTTTTCAATAAATTTATGTGGGATATGATTGATTGCCAGCAGCCGTCGGGCGCTTTCACCGATGTGGCGCCGGATGCAGGCTGGATTCGCTATAAAAACTGGAGCACGCGCCTGAACTGGTATGCGCCGGATAACGCAGGCTGGGGCGATGCGGGCGTCATTATCCCTTGGACGCTGTATTTAATGTATGGGGATGTGCGCATTTTGGAAACGCATTATGAGGCGATGAGCAGATGGGTCGATTATTTGCACGCAACGACCGATGAGCTTGTAAGGCCGAACTATGCCAACTATGGCGACTGGCTGTCCATTGATGCGGATACGCCAAACGAGGTGCTGGCAACTGCTTATTTTGCCTACAGCACGAAGGTGCTTGGATTGATTGCCGGCGTGCTGGGCAAGGAGGACGATGTTCACCGGCTGGAGCAGCTGTTTCAGGGCATTGCCGCAGCATTCCGCCGTGCTTTTGTAACGGAGGAGGGCTGTATCCATGGGGAGACGCAGACGGTATATGTGCTTGCGCTGCAATTTGGCCTGCTGACGGAGGAGCTGCGGTTAAAGGCAGTAGACCATCTCACAGCGGATATTGCCAGCCGCGGCAACCGCTTGACGACAGGCTTCCTTGGCGTTGGTTATTTGCTGCCCGCGCTGTCGGATAACGGCCGCCTTGACGTAGCCTACCAATTGCTGACGCAGGAAGCTTTTCCATCGTGGATGTACTCCATCAAGCATGGAGCGACGACCATTTGGGAGCGCTGGGATGGCTGGACGGAGGAAAATGGCTTCCAGACGCCGCAGATGAATTCATTCAATCATTATTCGCTAGGCTCGGTTGGAGAGTGGATGTTCCGCTATATGGCAGGCATTGAAGCAGACAAGGGAGCACCTGCCTTCCGTCATGCCATTATACGTCCCCAGCCGGGCGGCGGCCTTTCTTTTGTGAAATCCCATTTTGCTTCGTTATATGGAAAAATCGAAGTAGACTGGCAAATCGATAAATCCGGCGAGTTCCAACTTAACGTAATCATTCCCGCTAATACGACGGCATCGGTTTACATTCCTGGGACGGTCCATACGATTGATGGAGCATCTGTTGGCACGCTTGAAGACCCTTCAACGGACCAATTCCCAACGAGTTCTTCTGGCAAGCACCATGTTAAGCTGATTGAAGCCTTGGGCAGCCAAACGGTGCTGGAAATCGGCTCTGGCTCCTACTGCTTCGCCAGTCAGGTCAAAGTCTAG
- a CDS encoding (Fe-S)-binding protein — translation MRCGFCLPACPTFRETGIEAESPRGRIALMKAVTDGLMLPDQSFEEQMSHCLGCRACEPACPADVKYGQLIEQTREAIEEHTDSHRWWVKPLRQVVFKQLFPHQKRVRLLGGAMQLYQQSGLRKLARSSGVMKLLPAHLGEMEKVLPDASSKGIVQKIGSHHPAKGMKIATVGMFRGCLMDMLFTETNIKTVELLTEAGFEVIIPDTQACCGALHAHSGETEDARLLARRNIAAFQAAGVDYIVSNAGGCGAILTEYDHLLHEDEQWREGAVWLAKRVVDISDLLIRSGKLAAAQAKEQPIRITYQDSCHLRNVMRSADAPRKLLREVSGAEYVEMFEADRCCGSAGTYNIVQPELAAGLLEHKMEHANATKAHYLLTSNPGCLLQMKLGVAKHGDGQMQVQHIVDFLHERLVHNSPETGQEQP, via the coding sequence ATGCGGTGCGGCTTCTGTCTGCCTGCTTGCCCAACGTTTCGTGAAACGGGCATTGAAGCGGAATCGCCGCGCGGCCGCATCGCATTGATGAAAGCGGTTACCGATGGTTTAATGCTGCCCGACCAGTCCTTTGAGGAGCAGATGAGCCATTGTCTCGGCTGCCGTGCCTGCGAGCCTGCTTGTCCGGCAGATGTGAAATATGGCCAGCTCATTGAGCAGACGAGGGAGGCGATTGAAGAGCATACCGATAGCCACCGGTGGTGGGTGAAGCCGTTGCGGCAGGTGGTGTTCAAGCAGCTTTTCCCTCATCAGAAGCGAGTGCGTCTGCTCGGCGGTGCGATGCAGTTGTATCAGCAATCCGGGCTTCGCAAGCTGGCGCGCAGCTCTGGCGTTATGAAGCTGCTGCCGGCGCATTTGGGCGAGATGGAGAAGGTGCTGCCGGATGCCTCAAGCAAAGGCATCGTCCAGAAAATCGGCAGCCATCATCCGGCCAAAGGGATGAAAATTGCTACAGTAGGCATGTTCCGCGGCTGCCTCATGGATATGCTGTTCACGGAAACGAACATCAAGACGGTGGAGCTGCTGACGGAAGCTGGCTTTGAGGTCATCATACCGGATACGCAGGCTTGCTGCGGAGCGCTTCACGCACATAGCGGGGAGACGGAGGATGCCCGGTTACTAGCGAGGAGGAACATTGCCGCTTTTCAGGCTGCTGGTGTGGATTATATCGTATCCAACGCGGGCGGCTGCGGGGCTATCTTAACGGAATACGATCATTTGCTGCATGAGGATGAGCAGTGGCGGGAAGGTGCGGTGTGGCTGGCGAAGCGTGTGGTGGATATTAGCGATTTGCTAATCCGCTCCGGCAAGCTTGCTGCCGCCCAGGCGAAGGAACAGCCGATTCGGATTACGTATCAGGATTCCTGCCATTTGCGCAATGTGATGCGTTCTGCTGATGCCCCGCGGAAGCTGCTGCGAGAAGTAAGCGGTGCTGAGTATGTGGAAATGTTCGAAGCTGACCGCTGCTGCGGTTCGGCGGGCACCTACAATATTGTTCAGCCGGAATTGGCAGCCGGGCTGCTGGAACACAAAATGGAGCACGCCAATGCGACAAAGGCCCATTATTTGCTCACAAGCAATCCTGGCTGCCTGCTCCAAATGAAGCTCGGCGTGGCCAAGCATGGGGATGGCCAAATGCAGGTGCAGCATATCGTTGATTTTCTGCATGAGCGTTTGGTTCATAACAGTCCAGAGACAGGACAGGAGCAACCATAA